TTTtgagagttttttttaaaaaaaatatatataaaaaaatacgtttgtttaagatttaaaaaatttttcaaaagatcCAACACTAAAAACAACATATTAatgtttttagtattttccaaaaatgtgaaaacaaattaatactatcaatcataataattagttttcaattcctttaattatttagccGTGTAAATCTGTTATTTTCAATTCTGATTTGTTGAGAATTATTAGGAGATTAGTAGCTTGATTCACTACATATTAGGGTTGTTCACTTGTATATATATCACTGTAAACTAATATCaaattcatcaataaaagttacaAACTTATTCCTCTATATGGTATCAGCTTAAACGATCCACTCATTCCCTATTTCTTCAATTAAGGACGTCGTTCCCCACCCTTGCCTCCCATGGCCGACAACAACTCCTTCATTCCCAACCCCCATGAGCCATCCAAACCCCTTGCTTGCATCACTTTCACCAATGTCACCAAACTTCTTCCCAACAATTATCCTAATTGGAAACAACAAGTTGAAGCTCTCCTTGATGGCTATGATCTCCTCCAATATCCAGATGGATCTTTTCCTGCGCCGTCGGAAACAACCCCCAACACTGCATCACTTCCGGTAACAACTCAGAATCCTGCTTACCAAACCTGGCGTCGACAGGACCGCCTTATATATGGTGCTCTCCTCACCACTCTCTCTAATGAAGTGGCCTCCCTGGTGTCTCACACCAAGACCTCGCATGATCTCTGGATCCTTCTCAAAAACACTTATGCCAAAGCATCTCGCAAACCTTTTCTCGGCCGCTGTCAGTGGTGCAACATCAAAGGTCATGTTCTCTCTCAGTGCAAAACCTTCCAGCAGCAGCATCCTAGTGTCCCACCGCCACCTCGTAACTCTCCGGCTCACACTGGACAGGTTCAGGTCAATACTGCAACTGCCGGCCCATCGCAACATAATTTTCTGTTTGACAGTGGAGCGACACATCACGTAACCAATGATCTCGATAATCTGGCGCTTCATCATCCGTACACTGGTCCTGACTCACTGTTTATAGGTAATGGTTCAGGTTTAAACATTACTCATTCTGGAACACTTTTACTTAATGATTTATCCTTGTCTAATGCTCTGTGTGTTCCTtccatgaaacaaaaaataatctctGTCTCTAAACTTACCCAACAAATCAACTCTGCTGTTGTTTTCCTGCCAAACTCTTTTTATGTGAAGGACTTGCAGACGGGTCACACAACCCATAAAGGCTCATGTGTGGATGGACTCTATCTCTGGCCCGCCACCTCACCCTCCGTCCACACGGTTCGAACAGAATCCTCTGCATCATGGCATCATAGGCTTGGGCACCCTTCATcttctattttcaaatttgttCAGAAACATTTTTCCTTAGGCTCAAATAAATTTCCACAATCCGATTGTCACTCGTGTCAAATTAACAAAAGTCATAAACTTCCATTCCATGAATCCACTCTTCAATCTTGTTATccattagaaataattttctctGATGTCTGGACTTCTCCTATTTTATCAATTGATGGTCTTCGCTATTATTGCATGTTTGTTGATCATTTTACTCGTTATATTTGGCTATATCCAATGAAACGAAAATCTGATGTGCAAACTATATTTCCCAAATTTAAATCGCTAGTTGAAAATTTCtatcatcacaaaataaaaattatttacacagACAATGGTGGCGAATATATTGGTCTTcgcccttttttactaaatcatGGTATAAGTCATCATACAACGCCACCTCATACACCTAAACATAATGGAATTTCAGAACGCCGGAATCGTCACATTGCTGAAACCGGTCTCTCTCTTCTCCATCACTCGGGCTTGCCCCTCACCTATTTGCCTCACGCCATGACCACCGCCGCTTATCTCATAAATCGCCTCCCAACTCCAATTCTTGGGTACCAATCACCCTATTCTAAATTGTTCAACATTAGTCCGGATTATCATAAGTTAAAGTGTTTTGGATGTTTGTGTTTTCCCTGGACTAAACCATATGCTAACCATAAACTTGCACCAAAGTCTGCTATGTGTGTTTTTGTAGGTTACTCGGCTGATCAACATGCATATTTGTGTCTCGATCCCACAACAGGAAGGATCTACACCTCTCGGCATGTGAAGTTCGTTGAATCTGAATTCCCGTTCAACTCCCTAGTAACTCACGCTAGTCCAAGTCCGGAGCAACAAACAGGCTCACTTCAACTCTCCATCTTACAACCCATGAACCCACCGGAAGATTCATCTCCTGCCCCTTCCTCCCCATCCATCACCAACTCCCCATATATGGCCCAGTCCTCCACCGAACCCACAAACCCCACTCAATCTCCTCCTCCAACCTCACAATCATCCCCGCAACTCTCTGCTCCACCACCCCAAACCATTGTCAACCCAAATGGAGGTGGGATCATCACTCGGTCTAAAAACAACATTATCAAACTCATCCAAAAGCTTAATCTCCATGTCCAAGCCTCCTCTCCCATTGAACCCAACACCATCACCCAGGCCTTTCGCGACCCTGATTGGCGCTCAGCCATACAAGCCGAATTTGATGCCTTACACCACAACAACACTTGGGATCTTGTCAGTCGATCCTCTGATCAAAATTTGGTTGGTTGTAAATGGGTATTTCAAATCAAACGAAATCCAGACGGATCAATTGATCGTTACAAGGCTCGGTTAGTCGCCAAAGGGTTTCACCAACGCTCTGGTTGGGACTATACAGAAACTTTTAGCCCCGTTGTTAAACCGGTGACCATTCGCATTGTCCTAACTCTTGCAGTTCGTCAAGGGTGGCCCATACGTCAGCTTGATGTCAACAATGCATTTCTTCAAGGGACACTTAAGGAGGAAGTCTTCATGATACAACCACCTGGTTTTGTCAACAAAAACTTTCCTGATCATGTTTGTCGCCTCAAAAAGGCACTCTATGGGCTGAAGCAAGCACCCCGCGCCTGGTATACGGAGCTTCGCGTATTCCTGCTCTCCCTTGGTTTTGTCAATTCCACTGCAGATGCATCTCTTTTCATCTACCAAAAACCAGAGGTTACACTTTACTTATtagtatatgttgatgatataattatcACTGGAAATTCATCTGCAGAGCTGTCCAAACTCATTGCCACACTTGCTGCTCGGTTTTCGTTAAAAGATCTTGGATATCTCAGTTATTTCTTGGGTGTCGAAGTAATTCCTTCCGCTGCAGGAATGTTTCTTTCACAAAGGAAATATATCATTGATCTGCTACATAAATCAGGCATGACAAATACAAAACCAGCATCCACTCCTTTGTCAGCGAGTGTTCAATTACTTAAGGATTCTGGCGATCTCCTACCCTCTCCAAAGGAGTACCGCACACTGGTTAGAAGCCTTCAATACTTGAGTCTTACACGTCCAGATATCGCCTTCAGCACTAACAAACTCGCACAGTTCATGCAAAATCCAAGAACGGCGCATTGGTCTACACTCAAACGAATGCTCCGATATTTGGCGGGCTCTTGTGACAAAGGAGTCTTCATCTCAGCGACTGCTCCTTTGACCTTTCATGCCTACTcggatgctgattgggctggtgaCAAGGATGATTATGTTTCAACCACTGGTTACTTGTTGTATCTCGGCAACACTCTCATCTCCTGGAGCTCCCGCAAACAACGTTCTGTTGCTCGATCATCAACTGAAGCAGAATACAAAGCCTTGGCTGACACGGCTAGTGAACTATTATGGGTTCTTTCCTTGTTCACAGAACTTGGTCACATGCCCACTGCCAATCCAGTCATATACTGTGACAATCTTGGTGCCACAAATCTCAGTGCTAATCCTGTCTTCCACTCTCGGATGAAACATATAGCCTTAGCCTACCACTTTGTCCGAGAACATGTTCAACATGGCAAGTTTCGAGTGTCTTTTGTGTCTACCGatgatcaacttgctgatattctAACAAAGCCTCTGCTTCGCCCTCGGTTCGAATCGTTACTGTCCAAGTTGCATCTCTCATCCAGATTATACAACTTGCGGGAGGATATCAATcataataattagttttcaattcctttaattatttagccGTGCAAATCTGTTATTTCCAATTCTGATTTGTTGAGAATTATTAGGAGATTGGTAGCTTGATTCACTACATATTAAGGCTGTTCACTTGTATATATATCACTGTAAACTAATATCaaattcatcaataaaagttacaAACTTATTCCTCTATAAATACCTTAAaatactttctttttattacatgttttctaaaccttaaaaatttaaaaataaaaaatattttcaaaaaacaaaaataaaaaatagacactcaaaccaaacatcacatatcctatatatttttctcataatAGCAATATAATTTCAagtaacaaaaatgaaaaaaaaaatatataatatatgatactcaaattcaatttaattcagACTTGTacccaaaagaaacaaaaaaaaaaaaaaaagcttagatTGAACATTAAAAATAAGCCACAATTAAACTCATAAGACTTGAATGGAaatattagaaaatgaaatcCCAGATTGTCTAGTAAGGTAGTAAGTGGGATACAAATGATGATGAACTCTCTTTCATTTgataatgtttatttattttatataaaaatttagacttttgctttttaaaagaacattatatGCTTTGAAAGATTAGATTCTAAAAGTGGCACCAACAGATTTTGAAATGTCAAATATAAGTGCAATCCAAACCATCCTCTAGTAAGTCTGCAAAAACAATCCACTAGTATGACGTGAATGATGGAAGAAGATGGAGGAAGAAAGTAGGGGAAAAATCCGTGGTAATCATTTAGGTATCTATTGTACATTGTCAATGTGACGTACTTCTCAAATTTCAGTACTGATCATGGAGTGTGACTGAACGTAAGAGTCATATTTTTTGCCAAAATATTGTTGAATTAGACTCCACAAGTGGGCTTCTTGAATTGAATCaactttattataaaatgaaagtaTGCAACGGACAATATCTTTTGCTAATATTTGAAATTCCATGTTGTACGATGCAAACAAAAAGAATCAACTGGAACGGAAATTCCACCTAGAAGAAACTAAAgtcaacataaaaattaaaaaggaaaagcatATGGAAGATCACCACTTATGAAAAGAATCAGAAGCAAATATATTATACCATATGTATATAATCAAGCGATGATGAAATTCACCCGCACAATTCAAGCGAAAACAATAGGTTATGTACATCACTCAGAATCACACTGAAATATTCAACCTGTTCCTTTTCGCCATTCATTCTCTGCACCAGCCCATttacactttttatatttttggcaAAATCAGGAATTTTGTCCTCCTAAAACTCCTTCCTTTCCATTATACCCCACCTTgacaaaaaccaaaaacaaaagggtaaaataagataagaaacTTGAAGGTTTCCCCACAAGTATATGTATAGGCCAAGTAGAATTTTCCAAGCTCATTTTTATTGTCTTCTCTGCCTCTCCGGAAATGATTTAGCAGGCCTGAGGACACGTTTATTTTGCGGCACCGGCGCTCCAAAAACCATAGTTTGGGAACGTGTCACCATGTCAACCATGGAAGGTGTTTGGTATGCTTGCACAAGGCTGGTGCTGTCTGTGGAATCGCCGCGTGCTGTTGCCCTTTGCCATGAATGTGAACTCAATCCTGACAGAACATAAGCTCTTCCAGACTGCTCATACACGCGTTGGTTTGCCATCCTCTCTTGCATCTCCTTTAACTCTGCAGAAAGAGCAACACATAACCGATCCCCGGCTTTAGCAGAAACAGTTTCAGACAATGCCGTGTGACAGCTATCCAGGACTGAAACTGCAGTAGACAAATCACCGCGTTCGGCTGCAACTCTAGCCTCCGCCATTGCCTCAGCTGCTCTCAGCCTGTTTCGCTGTCTATCTACCTCTATTGACACAACCAGTTCTCCTCCACCGACATCAGATCTCAGAATTCTTACTTCACTGTTTTCTTCCAAAGCCACCATTTCTTTTGTTATGGGATCTCGGTAAAGACCTTTCACGATCAACAACGATGTCTTATCACTTGACTTATCAACTGGAACATTAACTGTCACCAAAAAATCTCTTTCCTCTTCAGCATACAAATCTCCTACACTGATAGTAGCCAGTCTTGCATTCGCCATCAAGCTTGTTTGGTAACTTCCTGCTTTTACTGAACTAAGTTGCAATTGAGGGTGAACACACCTAACTTCTACTTGTAATTCTTGCACCACCACACTCAAGAGTCCCCCAATACACTGTGCAAATGCATCCTGAATGACATCCTCAGCTTCAATGAAAGAAAACGTACCCCCAGATATCTCAGAGATTGAATGCATCAATGTAGCATCATGGTCAGAGCCAAAGCCAAATGCATGCACTGGTATCTGCATGCCCGTACCGTTATTACGATGAATGGAGTTTGGAACAAGTGACTGATAATCTGTTCCAACATTAGGCCTGCTATTGACTGTATATGTATCCTGCCCATCAGAGAGTAAAATGATGCTGCTAACCGAGTTCTTCCACCGTCGGTCGGAAAAAACCTTGGCACCTTTCCTCAGGCCTTCAGCAATGTTTGTCCCACCATTTGAAACCAAGGAATTGACAGCCTGTAATGCCTGCTGCCGTCCAGTGTCAGTCATCTGCCGGAGAGGAAAGATGCGGCGTGCAGTGGAGGAGAAGGCAATGACAGACAGCCGGTCTGATGGACCAAGATTCTGAATGACAAAACCCATAGCTCGTTTTAGCAACGCTAGCTTAGTACCAGCCATGCTACCACTCACATCAAGAACTGTAACAAGGTCAACTGAGGCACGAGAGTTCTCAACCAGAGGTGATGATTCAGTACTGTTTGcatcattattttgttttctcccTGAATGTGGAGCTTTGAGATGAATTAAAACAGCAAAGGCATCATGAGAAGCAGATTTTGGAACAGCTGAAACCTCGGGATATGTTTTGATCTCCACAGTATTTATTACATCATGATCAGCCTCATTTTTTGGATGGGCAACTGAAGTTTGTTGATCCAGGgcttcatcatcatcaaaaaTAGCTGGCTCGGTAACATGATAAAGTGATGAAATCTGCCGAGTAGCATCACCTTGAGGAGAAGGAAGCCTCCGTAAGACAGTCGTCCAGCCTTCTTCTCGGGGAGAAACTTGGTTGAGTTGATCATGGGGCATATTTGAAGCAGGATTCTGAAAAGGAACTTCTTTCCATTTTGCTCTGCAGACAGGACAAATCTGGTTCCCATGTTTCACATTAGAAGTGATGCAATGGAAATGGAAAGAGTGAGAACATTCTGCAGTAAAAATGGCATGGCCCTGCCCTGGTTTCATTGTATAAAGGCATATTGCACAGGTCCCCTGCACACAATGTGGATAAAATGTCAGCAAAAGAAGGCCCAATTATAGATGTACTAGTAAGTGAGAAGGCTTTCAGGCCAATTGTAGATGCAGAAGCAAAAGTGTACAAGACAGTGAACTCAATGATGCAATTTTATCAAGAAATTTCCTtgtagagattaaaaaaaataaaaaaagtctcAACAAAACTCTACTCTCAAAcaaagaggaagagaaaaagatcCTTGTTGATGTCATCTAGGAAACTACTTTGGAATGCAAAATCTACTATGAAGACTTGATTGTCAAATTAAGCAAATAATCTACTATGAAGAACAAAATGTGTTCATGACATAATGGAATTTCAGACAATGtctatatcatataaaaaaatccaaaatgccTGCTCACTACAATTATCTATCATAACTTTAGCCAAGACCTGCTCAGTATTTTTACCTTGAGTTGAATATCAAAATCACAGACAAAAAATTACTTACcttgaaagagagaaaaggatgCTTCCATTAAAATGACTCATTGAAGACCAaacaaaaatctcaagatttttttattttaaaaattaacaaacactGCTCCTGCTAAAAATTGTTATTTCCAAGTGTTGGTAACTTTGAGTCTAGAACCCTATGATTAAATTGAGGAAATTATGGATTTGGCTTTTCCAATCAAACCACACCCAAGTTTGAggcaaaattaatcattaaatttcaaatttatagtagccaaggaTGCCTTTGAACACaccaataaaaacatgttttggAATCTTATAAGATGATTACAGTTTCTGAAATCAAAACATGGAAAAAGTTGCATCAGAGCATTTAAGAACATGTTTTGAAACCTTTCCATCCATCAAATGAATCTTtatcaagaatgaaaagaatcAGAATCCTccccaaaaatatattaatcatttttaactgattttaaaatacttttcaatttgaaataaaattaaactagaaattAAACTCAAGTTGTGTGAGTATTATAAATCATCCGGTAACATATTTGATtcctacaaataaaataaaataactagaaATTAGACTATACTTAAAAGGTAACCCAGCCAGTAGTAACTAGTCCCAAGTTCAAATCCCACTGTCAATGACAGTACTCATAGATTGaaggtttttaattaaaataaattatcactactattaattaaaattttgaataatgaAAAACGTGGCCAGTGATTAGCCAGTTAAGAAAAAGCACTAAATTAATTGAATAGGCAAATCTGAACAGTGCCTAAATAAAGCAATCATTGATAAATGTAACATTTGCAAAGGTCACTATTACACTATAGTGTATTACACTGCGCTCCCTCTGTCCCGATGCAGGTCCACTAATTAGACCATTTGCATAAAAAGATGAAATAGAATGCAACCCATCTTTTTACCACAGAGGCCTAGATTCTCAGCCAAATCCACAACTTAATActacaaagataaaaactagGTCAACGTTCTCTGGTCAAAGACTTTGGGGGcaccaaggaaaaaaaaatattaacaacaaTCAGCAACCGACTTTTAAAAAAGCCACTAAGACAAACTCCcaacttaaaaaattacaaatgtcatcgaaagaagaagagaaatcaaagatgattttatttattcattggtCTACgatctttatctttattaatttgaatcacatattatattttatatatataacaaatatgtTGACTTTACcgtaattatcttaaaaattatatttcatattagttgataatagtataatttttttataaggacAATTTAGagaaattaaactctttattattattttaattttattttcctttagtAGATTGATTATCCTccaactttttattttgtttgcatACCCAATCAACGGTTATAGGGTCTCATGTGGGGatagaaaaggaaggaaaaggagagagaaaaatcaaaagaaatgtGTCCACTGAATTGAACAGTCCACACAGTAAAATTGAGTAATGGACGAAACAAGAAGAAGAGTGTAAAATGGAAACAATTTGTAATGAGCCAAGCAACTGGTCCATAAAAGGGTACGGCACAGTATTATTCCACTTTATGCCATTCCCTACCTATAATGGAGTTGAAAATAACACAACCAAGAATATAACGTTTCCCCAATAGTCACAATGAGTCACACTCCACCATACCCCAATTAAGAATGCTAAAGTATGATTAAAGCTGAAGTTGTTGCCCATCGAGTCATCTTAATCTTAATTGATAACAATCATAATTTTAACCAAAGGTCTccgtaataaataataataataaaaaaaatcttcttacAGTCCCaagagaacaaaattaaaataaaaaaaatgtaatgaatGTGGTTCAACACAAACAGTGGAAACCAGAATCTACCGTGAAGATTCAGTGGTGAAGgtgaagaaaaaaggaaactttTTATATGCAAAGGTTCAAAgggtaataataatgataacctTAGGGGATTTGGTTCCCGATTTGGGTAACCAGAGGCCGGAAGACGATGGTGTGGGAGTGGAGGGACGGTAGCCGGAGGTGTCACCGGCCGGCGAAACGACGGTGGGTGAGATGCCGCCGGAAAACCTTGCTGCGGCGGCGGAGGAATCATCAAAGGCTCTGGGAATGTGAACACAGGAATCCAAACCAAGAGCCAGCTTCAATTTCCTCCATTTGCTTcccattattttctttctttgttttttcttttttcagccAAAAGGGTTGGCAGATAGATCTTCTAGAAGTGACCCAAGTGGGTGTGGAGGTTGGAGATGAATGCGTGTGTGTGAAagatttgaactttgaagtgctCAAGAGAAAACATGCTACAAATGGACATGGGTGAGAAGAAGGGAATAGGCTTTAGTTGAGGAGAGGAACCAAAGCAAGTTGGAAGAAAGAGAAAACGGTGGCTGTAATcaatgagagagaaagagagagagatggaAAGAGAAAGATAGTTTGgctttttttaactaatggagTGAAGGTATGAGATGATGAGTGGTCACAGGTTAGAGGCAAGTAGTAGCAGCTTTCTTGGCTGAGATGGAATTCAATATTATTGTACCAAGTACCAACTCAAGAATTGAATATCCATAATTGAAATCAAGTAGGGTTAACCACACTGTATTTTCTCTAGGTTGTGTTTGTTTTACACAAACTGTGTATTTTGTGAtaagtttgtaaaagaaaattttggcaTTCAAATCAACCCTTTCAATACACATTGAATGTAGTTTTTCTAAGTAAATATATTGGTGGTTAATGCAAAACACAGTCCAAAATTCACGTCTTGAGGTATGTTGGACGTAATTTTTGTAAGAGAAAATTTTGACATTCAGCACTAAAACACAGTCTTAGATGCATGGGtaacaacaaaagaaataaaatggaaaaaaacaataaaagatgaaagagaaaataataaatgtaacttgataagaaataaaaagaaaataataataaataaataaataaataaaagtttttgttgAGTATTTTCTATGGAAGACTAGTAATCGTGTTTGATTTACAGCCAAAAtcaatcttattttaattttcatattgataTAAAACTTATAATCagtatttatatgtttattagatgtaatgattaaaaaatgtgattgtttATGCTATTTTTAGTTGAAGGCTAAAGATTAATTCATCcgtatataaaaattttatttaaaagattcaCATCTTCTAAAAACATATTCTTGcacattgattaatttaatgattaaatcTTAATcacatgattaaaaaataagattatcgGTCAATCATATTATAACctgatatttaattataaaattttaactgGCTTAAATCTAACTTTAGCTTTCAAATCATACATTCAAATACACATTGAATGTAATTTTTctaagtaaatttttttggcAATTAATGCGAAAACACAACCTTAAAATATATGagcaaaaacaaaacacatcttaaaatatatgttgaatgtaattttttaagggAAAACTTTAGCGTTTAAATTACGCATTCCAAAATACGTTGAAtgtaatttttgtaataaaaaaaactatagcaATTAAATTACGCATTCCAAAAAAGATTAAACGTATTTCTTGTAAGAGAAAACTTTGTCATTCAACACAAAACCatggataaaaacaaaaagaaataaagcaaacaaaataataaaggatgaaagaaaaaataataaatgtaacaTGATAAGAAACCGAACAAAATAGTGAATGTTAAGTATTTTCTTTGGAAGACTtgtagttgtgtttgttttataaCCAAAgttaaataatgttattttagtttacatattaatataaaatttataatcaatatttatatcttaattatatttaatgattaaaaatgtgattatttattgtatttttagctaaagtttaaagaataatttattgatatacaaaagtatatttaaaagattaacaTCTCCTAAAAGacattctttcacaaaaatTGGCCTAATGATCTAAACTTTTAATCACAAGATTAATACTTTTAACACATAATTAagaaacataatcatcaatgaaCCATACTATATCATAATGatatttaactataaaattaattatatacaaattaattgGCTTTAATCTAACTTCggcattcaaatttaaatataaaaagtaacaTGATTATATATGCGTAAATAAGAATTTCTcgtgtcttttttatttatttttggccTATAGAAGTTCACTTGTCttaatt
Above is a window of Glycine soja cultivar W05 chromosome 12, ASM419377v2, whole genome shotgun sequence DNA encoding:
- the LOC114378063 gene encoding E3 ubiquitin-protein ligase WAV3-like; protein product: MGSKWRKLKLALGLDSCVHIPRAFDDSSAAAARFSGGISPTVVSPAGDTSGYRPSTPTPSSSGLWLPKSGTKSPKGTCAICLYTMKPGQGHAIFTAECSHSFHFHCITSNVKHGNQICPVCRAKWKEVPFQNPASNMPHDQLNQVSPREEGWTTVLRRLPSPQGDATRQISSLYHVTEPAIFDDDEALDQQTSVAHPKNEADHDVINTVEIKTYPEVSAVPKSASHDAFAVLIHLKAPHSGRKQNNDANSTESSPLVENSRASVDLVTVLDVSGSMAGTKLALLKRAMGFVIQNLGPSDRLSVIAFSSTARRIFPLRQMTDTGRQQALQAVNSLVSNGGTNIAEGLRKGAKVFSDRRWKNSVSSIILLSDGQDTYTVNSRPNVGTDYQSLVPNSIHRNNGTGMQIPVHAFGFGSDHDATLMHSISEISGGTFSFIEAEDVIQDAFAQCIGGLLSVVVQELQVEVRCVHPQLQLSSVKAGSYQTSLMANARLATISVGDLYAEEERDFLVTVNVPVDKSSDKTSLLIVKGLYRDPITKEMVALEENSEVRILRSDVGGGELVVSIEVDRQRNRLRAAEAMAEARVAAERGDLSTAVSVLDSCHTALSETVSAKAGDRLCVALSAELKEMQERMANQRVYEQSGRAYVLSGLSSHSWQRATARGDSTDSTSLVQAYQTPSMVDMVTRSQTMVFGAPVPQNKRVLRPAKSFPERQRRQ